The nucleotide window CTGACGGCGCGCTCTACGCCATCGGCGAGATCCTCGGCATCCCGGCGAGCGACGTCGAAGGCGTCGCCACCTTCTACAGCCAGATCTTCCGTCAGCCCGTCGGCCGCCACATCATTCGCGTCTGCGACAGCATGGTCTGCTACATCGGCGGCCATGAATCCGTGGTCAGCGAAATCCAGAGCAAGCTGGGCATCGGCCTGGGCCAGACCACCGCCGACGGCCGTTTCACGCTGCTGCCGGTGTGCTGCCTGGGCAACTGCGACAAGGCCCCGGCGCTGATGATCGACGACGACACCTTCGGTGACGTTGCACCCGCTGGCGTCGCCAAATTGCTGGAGGGCTACGTATGACCCTGACTTCCTTCGGGCCCGCCAACCGCATCCAGCGTTCGGCCGAAACCCATCCCCTGACCTGGCGCCTGCGTGACGACGGCGAAGCCGTGTGGCTGGACGAGTACCAGGCCAAGAACGGCTACGCCGCCGCGCGCAAAGCGTTCGCCGACATGGCCCAGGACGACATCGTCCAGACCGTGAAGGACTCCGGTCTCAAGGGTCGCGGCGGTGCGGGCTTCCCCACCGGCGTGAAGTGGGGCCTGATGCCCAAGGACGAATCCATCGACATCCGCTACCT belongs to Pseudomonas sp. B21-028 and includes:
- the nuoE gene encoding NADH-quinone oxidoreductase subunit NuoE, which encodes MNSTLIQTDRFALSETERSAIEHELHHYEDPRAASIEALKIVQKERGWVPDGALYAIGEILGIPASDVEGVATFYSQIFRQPVGRHIIRVCDSMVCYIGGHESVVSEIQSKLGIGLGQTTADGRFTLLPVCCLGNCDKAPALMIDDDTFGDVAPAGVAKLLEGYV